From the genome of Streptomyces spinoverrucosus:
ACACCGGCACCCCGACCGACTCCAACGCCTCCCGCAACAACTCCTCATGCCGATCCGAGGCGACCTTGTTCAGGATCACGCCCCCGACCCGCACCTCCGGATCCCACGACGCGAACCCGTGCACCAGCGCCGCCACCGACCGCGACTGCGACGACGCGTCGACGACCAGCACCACCGGCGCCCGCAGCAGCTTCGCCACCTGCGCGGTGGAGGCCAGCTCGCCCTCCCCCGCAGCGCCGTCGAACAGCCCCATCACGCCCTCGACCACAGCGACGTCACACCCACGCGCCCCATGCGCGAACAGCGGCCCGATCAACTCCGGCCCGCACAGATACGCGTCGAGATTCCGCCCCACCCGCCCGGTAGCGAGCGCGTGATACCCGGGATCGATGTAGTCCGGCCCCACCTTGTGCGGAGACACGGTGAGCCCCCGCCCGGCGAACGCGGCCATCAACCCCGTGGCAACGGTGGTCTTGCCGCTCCCGGACGCGGGCGCGGCGATGACCAGCCGAGGAACGGAACAAGTCACCACTCGATGCCTCGCTGGCCCTTCTGCCCCACGTCCATCGGATGCTTGACCTTGGACATGTCGGTCACGAGATCGGCGAAGTCGACGAGCTTCTCGGGCGCGTTCCGCCCGGTGATCACCACATGCTGGGTCCCCGGCCGGTCCCGCAGCACGGAGACGACCTCGTCGGTGTCCACCCATCCCCAGTGCATCGGGTACGCGAACTCGTCCAGCACGTACAGCTGGTACGTCTCGGCGGCCAGATCCCGCTTGACCTGCTCCCAGCCCTCGCGGGCCTTCTCCTCGTTGTCCATCTGGGAATCCCGCTGGACCCAGGACCACCCTTCGCCCATCTTGTGCCAGGCGACGGTCCCGCCCTCCCCGGAGTCCCCGAGCACCCGCAGTGCCCGCTCCTCGCCGACCTTCCACTTCGCCGACTTGACGAACTGGAACACCCCGATCGGCCAGCCCTGGTTCCAGGCGCGCAGCGCCAGCCCGAAGGCGGCGGTGGACTTGCCCTTCCCGATGCCGGTGTGCACCACGACCAGCGGCCGGTTCCGCCGCTGTCGGGTGGTCAGTCCGTCATCCGGTACGACACTCGGCTGTCCCTGCGGCATTACGCGGCCCTCCTCTGTACGTCCTTCACCAGCCCGGCGATGCTGTCCGCCCGCAACTCGTCCAGCGTCACGGCCGTACCCGCCAGCTCACCGGCGAGCTGCCCGGCGAGCCCCAGCCGCACGGGCCCGGACTCGCAGTCCACGACCACGGACGCCACACCGTCGGCGGCGAACAGCCGAGCAGCACGCCCCGCCAGCGCCACCGGCTCGGGGCCACCGGTGGCCCGTCCGTCCGTCACCACCACGACCAGCGCCCGCCGAGCGGGATCCCTGAGCCGCTCCACCCGCAGCACGTCATGCGCCTTGAGCAGCCCGGCGGCCAGCGGCGTCCGCCCACCCGTCGGCAGCGACTCCAGCCGGGCCGCCGCCGCGTCCACGGACGAGGTGGGCGGCAGTGCGACGTCGGCAGCGGAACCCCGGAAGGTCACCAGCCCCACCTTGTCCCGCCGCTGATACGCGTCCAGCAGCAGCGACAGCACCGCGCCCTTCACGGCGCTCATCCGCTGCCGGGCCGCCATGGACCCGGAGGCGTCGACCACGAACAGCACGAGATTCCCCTCGCGCCCCTCCCGGGTCGCCTGCCGCAGATCGTCCCTGCGGACCACAAGCCCCGGCCCGGTACGCCCCCGTGCCCGCTGATGCGGCGCCGCGGCCTGCACGGTCGCGGCCAGATGCAGCTTGGTGAGCGCTCCCTGGGGCCGCCGGGCGCCGGTTGTCCGCCCGTGCTCGGTTCGCGCCCGCGAACGCCGCCCGGCGGCACCCTCACCGATCCCGGGCACGCTCAGCACCTTGGCCCGAAACGGCTCGCCGGCCCGTACGGCGGACTGCTCACCGCCTCCGCCGGGCAGCTGCTCGCCCTCACCGGACTCGGGCCGCGCGGCCGTGTCCCCACCCTGCGGCCCGCTGTCGGGAGCCGGTTCTCCGCCACCATCGCCAGGCCCGTCGGGACCGGGATCCGGGTCCTCGTCGTCGCTCCCGAACTCCTCCAGCGTCTCGTCCAGTTTGTCCTCGTCGAGCCCCGGCGCGTCGAAGGGATTGCGTCGGCGCCGGTGCGGCAGCGCGAGCAGCGCGGCCTGCCGCACGTCCTCCGCCAGCACATCGGTCCGCCCCGCCCACGCGGCCAGCGCGGTCGCGGTGCGCGCCATCACGATGTCGGCCCGCATGCCGTCCACCTCGAAGGCCGCGCAGGTCGCCGCGATCTGCCGCAGCGCCCCGTCGCCCAGCCGCACGGACGGCAACAACTCCCGCGCCGCCACGATCCGCGCCCGTACGGCGGCCTCCTCGTCCGCCCAGCGCGCCGCGAACCCGGCCGGATCGTCGTCGTAGGCGAGCCGCCTGCGCACCACCTCCACCCGCTGGTCGGGCTCCCGCGAGGCCGCGACCTCGACGGTCAGCCCGAACCGGTCGAGGAGCTGCGGCCGCAGCTCGCCCTCCTCCGGGTTCATGGTCCCGACGAGCAGGAAACGGGCGGCATGCCGTACGGAGACACCCTCGCGCTCGACGTACGAGGCACCCATCGCGGCCGCGTCCAGCAGCAGGTCGACCAGGTGGTCGTGGAGGAGGTTGACCTCGTCGACGTAGAGGATCCCGCGATGCGCGTCGGCGAGCAGCCCGGGCTCGAAGGCCTTCACGCCCTCGGCGAGCGCCCGCTCGATGTCGAGCGCGCCGACGAGCCGGTCCTCGGAGGCACCGACGGGCAGTTCCACCATGCGGGCGGGTCGCTCGCCTCCCGCACCCGCCTCGTGCGGCCCGTCCGGGCAGGCGGGGTCGGGAGCGGCGGGGTCACAGGAGAACCGGCAACCGGGGACGACGGCGACCTCCGGCAGCAACGCCGACAGCGCCCGCACCGCCGTCGACTTGGCGGTGCCCTTCTCGCCGCGCACCAGCACACCGCCGACCGCCGGTGACACGGCGTTCAGCAGCAGCGCGAGCCGCAGGTCGTCCTGGCCGACGACGGCCGTGAACGGAAACGGGGTGGTCACTTGTCGTCGCCCTCCAGGTCGCCTTCGAGCTCCAGGTAGGTGGCGCGCAGCCGCTCCAGCGTCTCCGCGTCCGGTTCCGCCCACAGCCCCCGGTCCGCGGCCTCCAGCAGCCGCTCGGTGATGCCGCGCAGCGCCCACGGATTGGACTTCTTCATGAAGTCCCGGTTCTCCGGGTCGAAGACGTACTCCGCGCTGAGCTTCTCGTACATCCAGTCGTCGACGACCCCGGCGGTGGCGTCGTAGCCGAAGAGGTAGTCGACGGTGGCCGCCATCTCGAAGGCGCCCTTGTAGCCGTGCCGTCGCATCGCCGCCATCCAGCGCGGGTTGACCACGCGGGCGCGGAAGACGCGGTGGGTCTCCTCGCCGAGGGTGCGGGTCTTGACCTGGTCGGGGGTGGCCGAGTCACCGACGTACGCCTCGGGGGAGGCGCCCGTGAGGTGCCGGACCATGGCGACCATGCCGCCGTGGTACTGGAAGTAGTCGTCGGCGTCGACGAGGTCGTGCTCGCGCGTGTCGACGTTCTTCGCGGCGACCGCGATCCGCCGGAACGCCGTCTCCATGTCCCCGCGCGCCGCCCGCCCGTCGAGCCCGCGCCCGTACGCGTAGCCGCCCCAGACGGCGTACACCTCGGCGAGGTCGGCGTCGCTGCGCCAGTTCCGGGCGTCGATCAGCGGCAGCAGACCGGCACCGTAGGCCCCCGGCTTCGACCCGAAGATGCGGGCCGTGGCCCGCCGCCGGTCGCCGTGCTCGGCGGCGTCGGCCTCGACATGCGCCCGCACGTAATTGGACTCGGCCGGTTCCGCCAGCTCGGCCACCGCCCGCACCGCGTCGTCGATCAGCCCGACGACATGCGGGAACGCGTCCCGGAAGAAGCCGGAGATACGGACCGTGACGTCGATGCGCGGCCGGCCGAGTTCCGCGAGGGGGATCACCTCGAAGCCGGTCACCCGGCGAGAGGCGTCGTCCCACACCGGGCGGCAGCCCAGCAGCGCGAGGATCTCGGCGATGTCGTCGCCCTGGGTGCGCATGGCCGACGTACCCCACACCGTGAGGCCCACGGACTTCGGGTACTCCCCGTTGTCGGCGAGGTACCGCTGTACCAGCGAGTCCGCCAGCGACTGCCCGACCTCCCAACTCAGCCTGGACGGGATGGCCTTGGGGTCGACGGAGTAGAAGTTGCGGCCGGTCGGCAGGACGTTGACCAGGCCACGGGTCGGCGAGCCCGACGGGCCCGCCGGGACGTAACCGCCGTCCAGGGCCTTGAGGATGTGGTCGATCTCGTCGGTGGTGCGGGCGAGGCGCGGGACGACCTCGGTGCAGGCGAAGGTGAGCACGGCGACGGCGTCGGGGAGGTCGGTGCCGAGCACCTCCCGTACGAGAGCGGCGCTCTCGGACGCCGCCCACCCGCGCGCCTCCATGCCCTCCGCGATCCGCCGGCACAGCTGCTCCAGCAGATCGATCGCGTCGGCGGCCGTACGGGACGGGCCCTCGACGAGTTCCGTCAGCTCGACCGGCACCTTCAGGGCCGCGCCCGGCTCGGCCAGCAGCTCCTTCTCGCTGAGCCCGAAGTGCGCGGCCAGCGAGGCCCGCAGCCCCGGCAGCGCGTTCGCCTGCCCGCCCCACACCTGCGAGGCCCGCAGCACGGCGAGGACGAGGTTGACGCGCGGCTCACCGACCGGACCGCCGCCCAGGATGTGCAGCCCGTCCCTGATCTGCACGTCCTTGATCTCGCACAGATAGCCGTCGATGTGCATCACGAACTCGTCGAACTCTTCGTCGTCCGGCTGCTCGTCCACATGCAGGTCGTGGTGCAGCTCGGCGGCCTTGACGAGGGTCCAGATCTGCGCGCGGACCGCCGGCGCCTTCGCCGGGTCCAGGTCGGACACCAGCGCGTACTCGTCGAGCAGCTGCTCCAGCTTGGCCAGGTCGCCGTAGGTGTCCGCACGGGCCATCGGCGGGACCAGGTGGTCGACCACCGTCGCGTGCCCGCGCCG
Proteins encoded in this window:
- the cobO gene encoding cob(I)yrinic acid a,c-diamide adenosyltransferase; translation: MPQGQPSVVPDDGLTTRQRRNRPLVVVHTGIGKGKSTAAFGLALRAWNQGWPIGVFQFVKSAKWKVGEERALRVLGDSGEGGTVAWHKMGEGWSWVQRDSQMDNEEKAREGWEQVKRDLAAETYQLYVLDEFAYPMHWGWVDTDEVVSVLRDRPGTQHVVITGRNAPEKLVDFADLVTDMSKVKHPMDVGQKGQRGIEW
- a CDS encoding putative cobaltochelatase, which translates into the protein MTTPFPFTAVVGQDDLRLALLLNAVSPAVGGVLVRGEKGTAKSTAVRALSALLPEVAVVPGCRFSCDPAAPDPACPDGPHEAGAGGERPARMVELPVGASEDRLVGALDIERALAEGVKAFEPGLLADAHRGILYVDEVNLLHDHLVDLLLDAAAMGASYVEREGVSVRHAARFLLVGTMNPEEGELRPQLLDRFGLTVEVAASREPDQRVEVVRRRLAYDDDPAGFAARWADEEAAVRARIVAARELLPSVRLGDGALRQIAATCAAFEVDGMRADIVMARTATALAAWAGRTDVLAEDVRQAALLALPHRRRRNPFDAPGLDEDKLDETLEEFGSDDEDPDPGPDGPGDGGGEPAPDSGPQGGDTAARPESGEGEQLPGGGGEQSAVRAGEPFRAKVLSVPGIGEGAAGRRSRARTEHGRTTGARRPQGALTKLHLAATVQAAAPHQRARGRTGPGLVVRRDDLRQATREGREGNLVLFVVDASGSMAARQRMSAVKGAVLSLLLDAYQRRDKVGLVTFRGSAADVALPPTSSVDAAAARLESLPTGGRTPLAAGLLKAHDVLRVERLRDPARRALVVVVTDGRATGGPEPVALAGRAARLFAADGVASVVVDCESGPVRLGLAGQLAGELAGTAVTLDELRADSIAGLVKDVQRRAA
- the cobN gene encoding cobaltochelatase subunit CobN — encoded protein: MSTVLLLSTADTDLLAARASGASYRIGNPTRLDVDSELPALVEGADIAVVRLLGGKRAWEDGLAGLKSAGIPTVLLGGEAVPDAELMAESSVPAGVVAEALRYLVEGGPANLTELARFLSDTVLLTGDGFDEPQKMPEYGVHGSRPLADGRPTVGVLFYRAHELSGNTAFVDTLCDAIEARGANALPVYCGSLRGADAGLYEILAKADALVATVLAAGGTHASQASAGGDEEAWDIGALAELNVPVLQGLCLTSSRTAWDESDAALSPMDAAMQVAIPEFDGRLITVPFSFKEQGPDDVPVYVADPERAARVAGIAVRHAQLKHKPNADKKIALVFTAYPTKHSRVGNAVGLDTPASAVRVLDALKAAGYGVTEYPSGGDELIHRLIDAGGHDVEWLTEEQLAAAPARVPLADYQAWFDKLDPGLKDAMVEAWGEPPGSLYVDGDDIVLASLQFGNVVVMIQPPRGFGENPIAIYHDPDMPPSHHYMAAYRWLDNSFGADAVVHMGKHGTMEWLPGKGLGLGAGCAPDAVLGDLPLIYPFIVNDPGEGTQAKRRGHATVVDHLVPPMARADTYGDLAKLEQLLDEYALVSDLDPAKAPAVRAQIWTLVKAAELHHDLHVDEQPDDEEFDEFVMHIDGYLCEIKDVQIRDGLHILGGGPVGEPRVNLVLAVLRASQVWGGQANALPGLRASLAAHFGLSEKELLAEPGAALKVPVELTELVEGPSRTAADAIDLLEQLCRRIAEGMEARGWAASESAALVREVLGTDLPDAVAVLTFACTEVVPRLARTTDEIDHILKALDGGYVPAGPSGSPTRGLVNVLPTGRNFYSVDPKAIPSRLSWEVGQSLADSLVQRYLADNGEYPKSVGLTVWGTSAMRTQGDDIAEILALLGCRPVWDDASRRVTGFEVIPLAELGRPRIDVTVRISGFFRDAFPHVVGLIDDAVRAVAELAEPAESNYVRAHVEADAAEHGDRRRATARIFGSKPGAYGAGLLPLIDARNWRSDADLAEVYAVWGGYAYGRGLDGRAARGDMETAFRRIAVAAKNVDTREHDLVDADDYFQYHGGMVAMVRHLTGASPEAYVGDSATPDQVKTRTLGEETHRVFRARVVNPRWMAAMRRHGYKGAFEMAATVDYLFGYDATAGVVDDWMYEKLSAEYVFDPENRDFMKKSNPWALRGITERLLEAADRGLWAEPDAETLERLRATYLELEGDLEGDDK